The following proteins are co-located in the Panthera uncia isolate 11264 chromosome F1, Puncia_PCG_1.0, whole genome shotgun sequence genome:
- the LOC125926028 gene encoding 40S ribosomal protein S27-like — protein MAVSFHFADKRPKGSSYQRPCNGKRLEGFEQRSDGTLTETAEGNSSSEEEKKKRETKWLVQRPNSYIMDVKCPGCSKIITVLSRAQTVALCGGRSAVSCQPTGGKARLTEGCSFRRKQH, from the exons ATGGCGGTgagtttccattttgcagataaacgGCCTAAAGGATCAAGTTATCAGAGGCCATGCA ATGGGAAACgactggagggttttgagcagaggagtgatggGACCCTTACTGAGACTGCTGAAGG AAACTCGTCCtcggaagaggaaaagaaaaaacgtGAAACGAAATGGCTAGTTCAAAGACCAAATTCCTATATTATGGATGTAAAATGTCCAGGTTGCTCCAAGATTATCACGGTTCTCAGCCGTGCTCAGACTGTGGCTCTCTGTGGAGGCCGTTCAGCAGTGTCGTGCCAGCCCACAGGAGGAAAGGCCAGACTCACAGAGGGGTGTTCATTTAGAAGAAAGCAACACTAA
- the ZBTB37 gene encoding zinc finger and BTB domain-containing protein 37, with amino-acid sequence MEKGGNIQLEIPDFSNSVLSHLNQLRMQGRLCDIVVNVQGQAFRAHKVVLAASSPYFRDHMSLNEMSTVSISVIKNPTVFEQLLSFCYTGRICLQLADIISYLTAASFLQMQHIIDKCTQILEGIHFKINVAEVEAELSQTRTKHPERPPESHRVTPNLNRSLSPRHNTAKGNRRGQVSAVLDIRELSPPEESTSPQIIEQSSDVESREPILRINRAGQWYVETGVADRGARSDDEVRVLGAVHIKTENLEEWLGTENQPSGEDGSSAEEVTAMVIDTTGHGSVGQENYTLGSSGAKVARPTSSEIDRFSPSGSVVPLTERHRARSESPGRMDEPKQPSSQVEESAMMGVSGYVEYLREQEVSERWFRYNPRLTCIYCAKSFNQKGSLDRHMRLHMGITPFVCRMCGKKYTRKDQLEYHIRKHTGNKPFHCHVCGKSFPFQAILNQHFRKNHPGCIPLEGPHSISPETTVTSRGQAEEESPSQEETVAPGETSQGSVSTTGPD; translated from the exons ATGGAGAAAGGTGGGAACATACAACTGGAGATCCCTGACTTCAGCAACTCTGTCCTGAGCCATCTAAACCAGCTGCGCATGCAGGGCCGTCTCTGTGATATTGTGGTCAACGTGCAGGGACAGGCTTTTCGGGCTCACAAAGTGGTCCTGGCTGCCAGTTCACCCTATTTCCGGGATCACATGTCCTTGAATGAGATGAGTACTGTCTCCATTTCAGTCATCAAGAACCCTACTGTTTTTGAGcagctcctttctttctgttATACGGGGCGGATATGCCTGCAACTGGCAGATATCATCAGCTACCTGACAGCTGCCAGTTTTCTGCAGATGCAGCATATTATAGACAAATGTACACAGATCCTGGAGGGGATTCACTTCAAAATTAATGTGGCAGAGGTTGAAGCAGAATTAAGTCAAACGAGGACAAAGCATCCAGAAAGGCCTCCGGAGTCTCACAGGGTGACACCGAATCTAAACCGTTCCCTTAGCCCACGACATAATACTGCAAAGGGAAACCGGCGAGGTCAGGTTAGTGCTGTGTTGGATATCAGGGAGCTCAGTCCTCCTGAGGAGTCCACCAGCCCTCAGATAATTGAACAGAGTTCTGATGTGGAGAGCCGGGAGCCCATTCTTCGAATCAACCGAGCAGGACAGTGGTACGTGGAGACGGGAGTAGCAGACCGGGGGGCCCGGAGTGATGATGAAGTTAGAGTTCTTGGGGCAGTCCACATCAAAACGGAAAACCTGGAGGAGTGGCTTGGGACTGAGAATCAGCCTTCCGGAGAAGACGGGAGTAGCGCCGAGGAAGTCACAGCCATGGTGATTGACACCACCGGCCATGGTTCTGTGGGGCAGGAAAATTACACTCTGGGATCTTCAGGAGCCAAGGTGGCTCGGCCAACAAGCAGTGAAATTGACAG ATTTAGCCCCTCCGGCAGTGTTGTTCCCTTGACGGAGAGACACAGAGCCAGAAGTGAGTCTCCTGGGAGAATGGATGAGCCTAAGCAGCCCAGCTCCCAG GTAGAAGAGTCCGCAATGATGGGAGTGAGTGGCTATGTGGAGTATCTCCGAGAGCAAGAAGTATCTGAGCGGTGGTTCCGGTACAACCCCCGTCTCACCTGCATCTACTGCGCCAAATCTTTCAATCAGAAGGGGAGCCTGGACCGCCACATGCGCCTGCACATGGGAATCACGCCATTCGTCTGCCGCATGTGTGGCAAGAAGTACACCCGGAAGGATCAGCTGGAGTATCATATCCGCAAGCACACAGGCAACAAGCCCTTCCACTGTCACGTATGTGGCAAAAGCTTCCCCTTCCAGGCCATCTTGAATCAGCACTTTCGCAAAAACCACCCTGGCTGTATTCCCCTGGAGGGGCCTCACAGCATCTCCCCTGAAACAACTGTCACATCTCGAGGACAAGCTGAGGAAGAGTCACCTTCACAAGAGGAGACAGTTGCTCCTGGGGAAACTTCCCAGGGCTCTGTGTCCACCACTGGGCCAGATTGA